A region of Shewanella psychromarinicola DNA encodes the following proteins:
- the ccoS gene encoding cbb3-type cytochrome oxidase assembly protein CcoS, whose protein sequence is MSIIYVLIPIAMLFVLIAVSIFFWAVKSEQFDDLDRQSVSILFDEDDIKANTNVNDSTNSHPTNSTSAELVGSDTLDDKPESKP, encoded by the coding sequence ATGAGTATCATTTACGTCTTAATCCCCATTGCGATGCTATTTGTATTAATTGCAGTGTCTATCTTCTTTTGGGCGGTAAAGTCTGAGCAATTTGATGATTTAGATAGACAAAGTGTATCCATTTTATTTGATGAAGACGATATAAAAGCCAATACTAACGTTAACGACAGCACTAATAGTCATCCTACCAATTCTACCAGTGCTGAACTCGTTGGTTCGGATACTCTCGATGATAAACCAGAGTCAAAACCGTGA